Proteins from one Dermacentor variabilis isolate Ectoservices chromosome 1, ASM5094787v1, whole genome shotgun sequence genomic window:
- the LOC142557255 gene encoding uncharacterized protein LOC142557255, translated as MPHKRSPDINDSCDIVNSSFSDRASRYVPLAGLLVVVLLIFVHAVVYFSKENGLRAHNVYSYLEELVNSIASADQFWRAILYGIGILVATFMMVLYNSRIPGIEPPLPWDSTDGPVITVSYAMCPLMGLLTFVYCLKPDLFTWTS; from the exons ATGCCTCATAAAAGGTCGCCAGATATCAATGATAGCTGCGATATCGTGAATTCGAGTTTCTCAGACCGTGCGAGTCGCTACGTCCCACTTGCCGGACTACTGGTGGTAGTTCTGCTCATATTCGTCCACGCTGTCGTCTATTTCAGTAAAG AAAATGGTCTTCGAGCTCACAACGTCTACTCATACTTGGAAGAGCTGGTAAATTCAATTGCATCTGCAG ATCAATTTTGGAGAGCTATTTTATATGGAATTGGAATTCTTGTCGCAACATTTATGATGGTTCTCTACAACAGTAGAATCCCTGGAATTGAGCCACCACTGCCGTGGGACAG CACTGACGGCCCCGTCATCACTGTGTCATATGCAATGTGTCCCTTAATGGGCCTGCTGACATTTGTGTACTGCCTTAAGCCTGACCTTTTTACCTGGACTTCGTAG